From one Phocaeicola salanitronis DSM 18170 genomic stretch:
- a CDS encoding LPD11 domain-containing protein, whose translation MTKEEVLQHDKKFRYMLLSRMQSDCEYYLNYGNRNPKRLWAGDEQRQIEYMILLHDSFKEDEKPQWLTMDEIIDYQKRMLEPVA comes from the coding sequence ATGACAAAAGAAGAAGTTTTACAGCATGACAAGAAGTTCCGCTATATGCTCCTGTCCCGAATGCAGTCAGATTGCGAGTATTATCTGAACTATGGCAACAGGAATCCAAAACGCCTGTGGGCTGGCGATGAACAGCGACAAATCGAGTACATGATACTGTTGCATGACAGTTTCAAGGAGGATGAGAAACCGCAATGGCTGACAATGGATGAAATTATCGACTATCAAAAGAGAATGCTTGAGCCTGTCGCCTGA
- a CDS encoding DUF2867 domain-containing protein, which yields MDYIDKYSISVCTKKQITAQEVYDMIFSDYPPLVRLLFNIRNKIVKRFGLKASNGFNDLITENSTNHIQIEKDDRHLFLEIKIECGELVKSEQAISICTSVKFHNALGRIYFFFIKPFHKLLCRMALNKIKMSEVNVGGR from the coding sequence ATGGATTACATAGACAAATATTCGATAAGTGTATGTACGAAAAAGCAGATTACGGCACAGGAGGTGTACGACATGATTTTCTCCGACTATCCTCCTCTTGTAAGGTTGCTTTTCAATATCCGGAATAAAATTGTAAAAAGGTTCGGGCTGAAAGCCAGTAACGGCTTTAACGACCTTATAACGGAAAACTCCACCAATCACATACAAATTGAAAAAGACGACAGGCATCTATTTCTTGAAATCAAGATTGAGTGTGGCGAGCTGGTAAAATCGGAGCAGGCAATCAGTATCTGCACATCCGTTAAATTTCACAATGCTTTGGGACGGATATACTTCTTTTTCATAAAACCTTTTCATAAATTATTATGCCGCATGGCATTGAATAAAATAAAAATGTCAGAAGTGAATGTCGGTGGCCGATAA
- a CDS encoding Y-family DNA polymerase encodes MQDTGRTYIAIDLKSFYASVECVERGLDPLTTNLVVADRSRTEKTICLAVSPSLKAYGIPGRARLFEVEQKLREVNAGRRRNSRGYRLTGKSVSDIDLKAHPDWEVDYIAATPRMAYYIEHSTRIYKIYLNYIAPEDIHVYSIDEVFMDVTDYLSTYGVTAHELARRMIGDVLRQTGITATAGIGTNLYLCKVAMDIEAKHIPADKDGVRIAELDEMTYRRKLWTHRPLTDFWRVGKGIASKLEQYGIYTMGDIARQSVRNEEVLYQLFGVNAELLIDHAWGWEPCTMEFIKAYKPATNSFSSGQVLQEPYTVRKARVVVREMAESAALDLLDKRMVTDQLVLTIGYDTASLSNEDARTTYKGEVTTDYYGRKVPKHAHGTANLESPTSSARLISEAVMELFGRIVNPKLLVRRINLTTNHVVDEETAAKNPSPVQYDLFTDYEALERKQREEKERLAKERQIQTAILNIKKQFGKNAILKGLNYEEGATAKERNEQIGGHKA; translated from the coding sequence ATGCAGGACACAGGCAGGACATACATAGCTATTGACCTGAAGTCGTTCTACGCCTCGGTCGAGTGTGTGGAACGTGGGCTTGACCCGCTCACGACCAATCTCGTCGTGGCCGACAGGAGCCGGACGGAAAAGACCATCTGCCTTGCCGTCAGTCCTTCGCTAAAAGCATACGGCATTCCCGGCCGGGCCCGGCTGTTCGAGGTTGAGCAGAAATTAAGGGAAGTCAATGCCGGGCGCAGAAGAAACTCAAGGGGATACAGGCTGACAGGAAAATCTGTGTCGGACATTGATCTGAAAGCTCATCCGGACTGGGAGGTGGACTATATCGCCGCTACGCCCCGCATGGCTTATTACATCGAGCACAGCACGCGCATCTACAAGATATATCTCAACTATATTGCCCCGGAGGACATCCATGTATATTCAATAGACGAAGTGTTCATGGACGTAACGGATTATCTGTCCACCTACGGAGTCACGGCACACGAATTGGCAAGAAGAATGATCGGCGATGTACTGCGGCAGACTGGCATCACGGCAACCGCAGGGATTGGCACCAATCTGTACCTCTGCAAAGTAGCAATGGACATCGAGGCCAAGCATATCCCAGCGGACAAGGACGGTGTGCGCATAGCGGAACTGGATGAGATGACATACCGCAGGAAGCTGTGGACGCACCGACCGCTGACGGATTTCTGGCGTGTGGGAAAAGGCATAGCCAGCAAACTGGAGCAATACGGCATCTACACGATGGGAGACATCGCAAGGCAGTCCGTCAGGAACGAGGAGGTGCTGTATCAGCTGTTTGGCGTCAATGCAGAGCTGCTGATAGACCATGCCTGGGGATGGGAGCCTTGCACGATGGAATTTATAAAAGCCTATAAGCCGGCAACGAACTCGTTCAGCAGCGGGCAGGTGCTCCAGGAGCCATACACGGTACGGAAAGCCCGTGTGGTAGTCCGGGAAATGGCGGAAAGCGCCGCTCTCGACCTGCTTGACAAAAGGATGGTTACAGACCAGCTCGTGCTGACCATCGGCTATGATACAGCCAGTCTGTCCAATGAAGATGCACGGACAACATATAAGGGTGAAGTAACGACCGACTACTATGGCCGGAAAGTCCCGAAGCACGCACATGGCACGGCCAACCTTGAAAGCCCGACATCATCCGCCCGGCTCATATCAGAAGCCGTCATGGAACTTTTCGGCCGGATTGTCAATCCCAAGCTGCTGGTGAGACGCATCAACCTGACCACGAACCATGTCGTCGATGAAGAAACGGCAGCCAAGAATCCGTCTCCGGTGCAGTATGACCTGTTCACAGACTATGAAGCGCTGGAAAGGAAACAGAGGGAAGAAAAGGAAAGGCTTGCCAAGGAGCGCCAAATACAGACGGCCATTCTGAACATCAAGAAACAGTTCGGTAAGAACGCCATTCTGAAAGGACTGAATTATGAAGAGGGCGCCACTGCCAAGGAACGTAATGAACAGATAGGAGGGCACAAAGCATGA
- a CDS encoding ParA family protein: MKNKIVIFSNIKGGVGKTTLCALFANHLIEHGFPSFVIDADLQASLFRHRQREKDAAPDAQIPWNVEMLDTSDHKRLVQVMGKLKEVPGIVLIDCPGNLNDRNLAYIYQSADTAIIPISFDADTVDATGIFVKALKSVSSAGLIFIPNRINAAERKAEEIRQREQTIGYLGLVGTVTPMVRQSVAIKRYSTLYPLEKNQTELLEPAFNKIIEELDLKK; encoded by the coding sequence ATGAAAAACAAGATTGTCATATTCAGCAACATCAAAGGAGGCGTTGGCAAGACGACCCTCTGTGCCTTGTTCGCAAATCATCTTATAGAGCATGGCTTCCCCTCATTTGTGATAGATGCGGACCTTCAGGCATCGCTGTTCCGTCACCGCCAACGTGAAAAGGACGCCGCACCGGACGCACAGATCCCGTGGAACGTGGAGATGCTTGACACGTCCGACCATAAGCGGCTCGTGCAGGTAATGGGCAAACTGAAAGAAGTGCCGGGTATCGTACTGATAGACTGTCCGGGAAACCTGAACGACCGCAACCTGGCATACATCTACCAATCAGCGGATACGGCAATAATACCCATATCATTCGACGCGGACACTGTGGACGCCACAGGCATATTCGTCAAGGCTCTGAAGTCGGTGTCATCAGCCGGCCTGATTTTCATCCCCAACCGAATCAACGCGGCCGAGAGGAAGGCGGAAGAGATACGGCAACGGGAACAGACCATCGGGTATCTCGGGCTGGTCGGCACCGTTACACCGATGGTGAGGCAGAGCGTGGCCATAAAGAGATATTCCACGCTGTACCCATTGGAGAAAAACCAGACGGAACTGCTTGAACCGGCTTTCAATAAAATCATCGAGGAACTTGATCTTAAAAAATAA
- a CDS encoding CatB-related O-acetyltransferase — MKKIYPRTGDTQTVYLNAVVKAPSIEVGDYTIYNDFVSDPLLFEQNNVLYHYPINHERLIIGKFCSIACGAKFLFNCANHTLKSLSTYTFPLFYEDWDLEKSDVATAWDNKGDIVIGNDVWIGYEAVIMAGVHIGNGAIIAARAVVTKDVPPYTIVGGVPARPIRKRFDEEVIQELETLQWWNWSAEKIRRCLAYIGNGDVNGLLQMQGGK, encoded by the coding sequence ATGAAAAAGATATATCCACGCACAGGCGACACGCAGACCGTGTACCTGAATGCCGTCGTGAAAGCCCCGTCTATCGAGGTGGGAGACTATACCATCTATAATGATTTTGTGTCCGACCCGTTGCTTTTCGAGCAAAATAATGTGCTTTACCATTACCCTATCAACCACGAGCGGCTGATAATCGGCAAGTTCTGTTCCATTGCCTGCGGCGCGAAATTCCTGTTCAACTGTGCCAACCATACCTTAAAATCCCTATCCACTTACACCTTCCCGCTCTTTTATGAAGACTGGGATTTGGAGAAATCGGACGTGGCAACGGCTTGGGACAACAAAGGTGACATCGTGATAGGCAACGATGTGTGGATAGGCTATGAAGCGGTGATTATGGCTGGTGTTCACATCGGCAATGGGGCAATCATAGCCGCCCGTGCCGTTGTTACGAAAGACGTGCCGCCCTATACGATAGTCGGCGGTGTTCCTGCCCGACCGATAAGGAAGCGTTTCGATGAAGAAGTGATACAGGAACTTGAAACGCTGCAATGGTGGAATTGGTCTGCCGAGAAGATACGGAGATGCTTGGCTTATATCGGGAATGGTGATGTGAACGGATTGCTTCAAATGCAAGGTGGTAAGTAG
- a CDS encoding MATE family efflux transporter, with translation MNYTYKHIWLINFPVMMSILIEQLINITDAIFLGHVGEIELGASALAGIWYLAVYMLGFGFSLGLQVVVARRNGEQHYSETGKTFFQGLFFLSGLAVLLCLFSKLFSPMILSRLITSAEVYHAVIDYLDGRIWGLLFSFPFLALRSFLVGITRTKALNVAALTAVLVNIPGNWLLIFHWDMGIAGAAVASSFAEACSLAVLTIHVLRKMDRRLYGLYWNFDKGLLHHVCRVSVWSMFHSFIGVASWLAFFVAVEHLGEMELAATNVIRSVSTVFFVIVNSLAATTGSLVSNLLGAGQKRQVIPLCNCVVRLGYAIGFPLVILAVIFYRPIIGIYTESTALMQIAHLPFVVMLLNYIFALPGYVYMNSVTGTGATRMTFIFQLITIVAYQIYLWSISSFSTSLSVYWTAEYLYVILLGLLSVIYLKYKHY, from the coding sequence ATGAACTATACATATAAGCATATTTGGCTCATCAACTTTCCTGTAATGATGAGCATCCTTATCGAACAACTTATCAATATTACCGATGCCATTTTCTTGGGGCATGTGGGAGAAATAGAGTTGGGCGCATCCGCCCTTGCCGGGATCTGGTATCTGGCTGTCTATATGCTCGGCTTCGGTTTCAGTCTGGGCTTGCAGGTTGTTGTCGCACGGCGCAACGGCGAACAACACTATTCCGAAACAGGGAAGACGTTCTTTCAAGGATTGTTTTTCCTGTCGGGACTTGCTGTCCTTTTGTGTTTGTTCTCCAAGCTGTTTTCCCCGATGATTCTAAGTAGGCTGATAACTTCTGCGGAAGTCTATCATGCCGTGATTGATTATTTGGACGGACGAATATGGGGACTGCTGTTCTCCTTTCCATTCCTTGCCTTACGCTCGTTTCTGGTCGGCATTACCCGTACAAAAGCCTTGAACGTGGCGGCCCTGACAGCCGTATTGGTGAACATTCCGGGCAACTGGCTGCTCATATTCCATTGGGACATGGGGATAGCGGGTGCAGCCGTCGCATCGTCTTTTGCCGAAGCGTGTTCATTGGCTGTGCTGACAATTCATGTCTTACGGAAAATGGACAGACGGCTTTATGGTTTGTATTGGAACTTTGATAAAGGTTTGTTACATCATGTTTGTCGTGTGTCCGTATGGAGCATGTTCCATTCGTTTATCGGAGTGGCCTCGTGGCTTGCTTTCTTCGTAGCTGTCGAGCATTTGGGAGAAATGGAACTGGCAGCTACCAATGTCATACGCAGTGTCTCGACGGTGTTCTTTGTCATCGTCAATTCGCTGGCGGCTACTACCGGTTCGCTGGTAAGCAATTTGTTGGGAGCCGGACAAAAGAGACAGGTCATCCCGCTATGTAACTGTGTTGTCCGTTTGGGATATGCCATCGGCTTTCCGCTGGTCATCCTTGCCGTGATTTTCTATCGTCCGATTATCGGTATTTATACGGAAAGCACAGCTCTGATGCAGATTGCCCATTTGCCGTTTGTAGTCATGTTGCTGAACTACATCTTTGCCTTGCCCGGCTATGTCTATATGAACAGCGTAACAGGTACGGGGGCGACACGCATGACGTTTATCTTCCAACTGATAACTATCGTGGCTTATCAAATTTATTTGTGGAGCATAAGCAGTTTCAGCACGTCATTGTCCGTTTATTGGACAGCAGAATATCTGTATGTGATATTACTCGGCTTGCTTTCTGTCATTTATCTGAAATATAAACACTATTAA
- a CDS encoding HXXEE domain-containing protein produces the protein MTLILIYLLPIMFMLHEFEEMVMLPAWIEKNEKELSRRFPALRSKLSFLQSPAFGIAVCEEFVIISACTMATIITGNMLFWYICLLAFSLHFVAHIIQFFIIRKYIPAIVSTVLCLPYCVMAISAGQEQYSNVENALLGVLSLVICIANLCLMQIVTPRIYKWIKNKM, from the coding sequence ATGACTTTAATATTGATATATTTGCTTCCTATCATGTTTATGCTCCATGAGTTTGAGGAAATGGTTATGCTGCCTGCATGGATTGAAAAAAATGAAAAAGAATTATCCCGGAGGTTTCCTGCATTGCGGTCAAAATTGTCTTTTCTACAAAGTCCTGCATTCGGCATTGCCGTGTGTGAGGAGTTTGTTATTATAAGTGCTTGTACTATGGCTACAATCATTACAGGAAACATGTTGTTCTGGTATATTTGTTTACTGGCTTTCAGCTTGCATTTTGTTGCCCACATTATACAATTCTTTATCATTCGCAAATATATTCCTGCCATTGTCAGCACCGTGTTATGTTTGCCTTATTGCGTCATGGCAATAAGTGCTGGTCAAGAGCAATATTCCAATGTAGAAAACGCTTTGTTAGGTGTTTTAAGCCTGGTTATTTGTATAGCCAATCTTTGCCTGATGCAAATCGTAACACCCAGAATTTATAAGTGGATTAAAAACAAGATGTGA
- a CDS encoding GNAT family N-acetyltransferase, with amino-acid sequence MDKEIVTERLILRPWQESDAESLYKYARDPEIGPIAGWPPHTSVEDSLNVIRTVFSAPETYAVVLKETGEPVGSAGIMDGEGLHSAQMQAGEAEIGYWIGRPFWGQGLIPEAVRRLLRRCFEDLGMTAVWCGYYDGNTKSCRVMEKCGFRFHHTEEGKTSPLGDVRTEHFMRMTKEEWEK; translated from the coding sequence ATGGATAAAGAGATAGTTACAGAGCGACTTATATTGCGTCCCTGGCAAGAGTCGGATGCAGAATCCTTATATAAATACGCCCGGGATCCCGAAATCGGCCCTATTGCGGGCTGGCCTCCTCATACTTCTGTGGAAGACAGCCTGAATGTGATCCGGACTGTGTTTTCCGCTCCGGAGACCTATGCTGTGGTCCTGAAAGAGACAGGCGAGCCTGTCGGGAGCGCAGGAATCATGGACGGAGAAGGTCTGCACAGTGCTCAAATGCAGGCAGGCGAGGCTGAAATAGGCTACTGGATAGGCAGGCCGTTCTGGGGACAGGGTCTTATACCAGAGGCCGTGCGCCGCCTGCTGCGAAGGTGTTTTGAGGATTTGGGAATGACCGCCGTCTGGTGCGGGTATTATGACGGCAATACGAAATCCTGCCGGGTGATGGAGAAATGCGGTTTCCGTTTCCATCATACGGAAGAAGGCAAGACCTCCCCGCTTGGCGATGTCCGCACGGAGCATTTCATGCGGATGACGAAGGAGGAATGGGAAAAATAA
- a CDS encoding recombinase family protein — MAKVGYIFKANHYDSYEADKEWMLKFGCVQVIEEETDHELMRPQWKQLMNALDRGDELVVSKFSNAVRGVRELAVCIEMCRIKVVRLISIHDRIDSRNELFKETTAAEVLEMIGALPEEIAALRKSSSHIMLFQKNIKSPAKTMKTLSRSERERTIVDMYNAGYSMDDIANVSGFSSRSSIFRILNKYNVDLNRGRTKGPRRKKGTEETE; from the coding sequence ATGGCAAAAGTTGGATACATATTCAAGGCTAATCACTATGATTCATACGAGGCCGATAAGGAATGGATGTTGAAATTCGGCTGTGTACAGGTGATTGAGGAAGAGACTGACCATGAGCTGATGCGTCCGCAATGGAAACAGCTCATGAATGCCCTTGACCGGGGTGACGAGCTTGTGGTATCGAAGTTCAGTAACGCGGTTCGCGGAGTGCGGGAACTTGCCGTCTGCATAGAGATGTGCAGAATCAAGGTCGTGCGTCTGATTTCCATTCATGACCGAATTGACAGCCGAAATGAACTGTTCAAGGAAACTACAGCGGCGGAGGTTCTTGAAATGATTGGAGCTCTTCCGGAAGAAATAGCCGCATTGCGGAAGTCTTCCAGCCATATCATGCTGTTCCAAAAGAACATCAAATCTCCGGCCAAGACGATGAAGACTTTATCCCGGAGTGAACGGGAAAGAACCATCGTGGATATGTACAATGCCGGTTATTCTATGGACGACATTGCCAATGTAAGCGGATTCAGCAGCAGGAGTTCGATATTCCGTATTCTGAACAAATACAATGTCGATTTGAACAGAGGACGGACCAAAGGACCGAGACGGAAAAAGGGAACAGAAGAAACAGAGTGA